The genomic region TTCACACGGGTGCATGATGTTTTGCGGCATCTCATCCCTAGACGAAACATTGCCAACTCTTTGGCACCTATCACAACTCCTAACATATGTAGCCGTGTCCTTAAAGATTGACGGCCAATAAAACCCAGAGTCAAAAACCTTCCTAGCAGTTAAGAGAACTCCATGATGTCCACCCGTAGGACCCTCGTGACAATGCCTAAGTATCTATTTCGCTTCCACACTACCAACACATCTCCTAATCAACTGGTCCGCACCAATCCTAAACAAGTGAGGATCATCCCATATATAATACTTCACGTCCGCAAAGAATTTCTTCTTTTGTTGGTACGTGATATCACTCGGAACAAACCCTTTAGCAAGATAGTTCGCGAAATTGGCGAACCAAGGCGACTCCTCTTCCTTCGGCTTCTCTTTCTCCTTCTCCACAGTCACACTACTCAAAGATTCATGGGGAAAGGAATCCCCAATCTCTTGACTATCCTCCTTCTCGTCCTTCAACCTTTCTACCCTAGACATGTGGTCAGCGGCCATATTCTCCGCACCACTCTTTTGCCTCAACTCAATATCAAACTCCGAGAGAAGCAAGACCCACCAAATCAGTCGAGGCTTAGCATCCTTTTTATTGAACAAGTGTTTCAATGCCTCATGATCGGAATAAACTATGTTCTTGGACAAAACAAGATAGGACCGAAACTTATCAAAAGCAAAAACCACCGCCAGGAGCTCCTTTTCAGTGGTAGTGTAGTTCTCCTgggcatcattaagtgttttactagcgtaGTAAATCGGGTGGAAATGCTTATTGTGTCTCTGTCCTAGAACGGCCCCAACCGCAAAGTTTCTTGCATCACATATGAGCTCAAATGGCAAGCTCCAATCGGGGGCTACAAGAATGGGAGCACTCACTAACTTCTCCTTTAGCGTCTCAAACGCTTTCACACACTCCCCATTGAAATCAAACACTCTATCCTTCTCAAGGAGTTGCGTCATAGGCCGCGCAATTTTAGAGAAGTCCTTAATGAACCTATGATAGAAACCTGCGTGACCTAGGAAACTCCTAACCGATTTCACAGAAGTAGGTGGTGGTAATCGAGTAATTGTATCTATCTTAGCCCTATCAACCTCTATACCAGCACGTGAAATCTTATGACCTAAAACTATGCcttccttcaccatgaagtggcatttttCTCAGTTCAGCTTCAACCTAGTCTCTTCACACCTAGCTAGCATCCTCTCCAAGTTGGCCAAACAATGATCAAAAGAGCTCCCAAAGACCGAAAAGTCATCCATAAACACCTCCATGGAACTCTCTATCATATCATgaaagatggccaccatgcatcTCTGAAAAGTTgcaggagcattacataatccaaagggcatgcggcgatacgcaaaagtaccatatggacatgtgaaagtgttttctcctgatcctcaggtgCAATGGGGACCTGGAAATAACCAGAGAAACCGTCAAGGAAACAGTAAAACTGATGACCCGACAACCGCTCAAGCATCTGATCAATGAAGGGAAGGGGAAAGTGATCCTTCCTAGTGGCATCATTCagcttcctataatcaatacataCTCTCCAACCCGTGACCGTACGCATAGGAATAAGCTCACACCTCTCATTGGTCACAACCGTCATCCCTCCTTTCTTCGGGACAACCTGAACCGGTGAAACCCATGGTGAGTCAGAAATGGGGTAAATCAGGCCAGCATCAAGAAGCTTCAACACCTCCTTTTTCACCACCTCCTACATGTTCGGGTTCAACCTCCTCTGAGGTTGCACCACGGGTTTGAACCCGTCCTATAAAAGAATCCTATGAGTGCAAAATGATGGATGAATACCCtctatatctacaagcttccatgCAATGGCACGCTTGTGATCCCTAAGCACATCTACCAACCTCTTCTTCTCCTCGGATGTCAAGTCGGATGAGATAATGACGGGCAAGCGCGCCTCGTCATCCAAGAATGCATACTCGATATGATCGGGTAATTTCTTAAGTTCTAACAATGGTGGACTCTCAACCGAAGGCTTTTCTACAGTTACTACTATCTCATTCTCTACACTCTCTTCACTCTCCTTAGGGGTTTCACTCGCCAGGGCTACTACTACGGCTTCCTGCTCTACTAAACTCTCCTCTAAGGAATCTAACTCGTGCTCTCCTCCACAGAACCTACGCAGACTATCACCAACATGAGACATAAAAAAGTCGATGAAATAAAGCGTATCATCCCTAGCACCGATGTGCTGCATGGACTCTTTAATTTCAAAAGTAACCGTGTCACTACCAACACGAAGAGTGAGTTTACCGTCAAAGACATCGATCAATGCCTTCGCGGTAGCAAGAAACGGTCGCCCTAAAATTAGAGGAACTTTCTCATCCTCCTTCATGTCTAAGATCACGAAATCGACCGGAAAAACAAACTTCTCCACCTTCACCAGAACATTTTCCACTATCCCCCTAGGATACTTCACCGACCTATCTGCTAACTGAATACTCATCCGCGTCGGAACAGGCTCTCCAAGGTCTAGCTTAGAATAAATTGAATAAGGCATTAGATTGATGCTAGCACCTAAGTCGGCCAACGCGTGACTCACAGAAGAACTACCAAATAAACACGGGATAGTGAAACTACCCGGATCTGTCATTTTCTGAGGTA from Helianthus annuus cultivar XRQ/B chromosome 10, HanXRQr2.0-SUNRISE, whole genome shotgun sequence harbors:
- the LOC110881597 gene encoding uncharacterized protein LOC110881597; translation: MPKYAKFLKDLLSNKKKLEEISIVTLGEECSAVVQNKLPQKMTDPGSFTIPCLFGSSSVSHALADLGASINLMPYSIYSKLDLGEPVPTRMSIQLADRSVKYPRGIVENVLVKVEKFVFPVDFVILDMKEDEKVPLILGRPFLATAKALIDVFDGKLTLRVGSDTVTFEIKESMQHIGARDDTLYFIDFFMSHVGDSLRRFCGGEHELDSLEESLVEQEAVVVALASETPKESEESVENEIVVTVEKPSVESPPLLELKKLPDHIEYAFLDDEARLPVIISSDLTSEEKKRLVDVLRDHKRAIAWKLVDIEGRVQTRGATSEEVEPEHVGGGEKGGVEAS